AGGAGCAGGGGCTGACCGTGCTTCTCGTCGAACAGAACGTACGCCAGTCGCTTCTGATCTCCGACTACGCCTGCGTGCTCGAACGGGGCCGAGTGACCCTGGAGGGCACCGGGCAGGAGCTTCTCTCCAACGATCACGTCGTTCGTGCGTACATTGGCGCCAACCGGCGAGGCGCGTGATGCCGTGCCTCCGGCTCGGCCGCCGCGACTCGAACAGCAGGGGGAGATGAGAAGGTCGTGTCGCAGTACTTCAACCTTATCGGTGGGCGCTGGGTGCCGGCCAGCACGGGGGAGACGTACGAGGACCGCAGCCCGGCCGACACGACGGAGGTCGTGGCGGTACTGCCGCGTTCGCCGGCGGAGGACGTGCGGCGGGCCGTTGAGGCCGCCTCTCAGGCGTTCCCGTCGTGGAGCCGCAAGACGGCACTGGCCCGAGGGGAAATCCTCTACCGGGCGGCCGCCATCCTGCGGGGCCGTGCCGACGAGATTGCGCGCCTGTTCAGCCGGGAGGAAGGCAAGCCCATCGGCGAGTCGCGGGCCGAGGTGCTGCGGGCGGCGCAGATTCTGGAGTTCTTCGGCGGGGATGGAGCGCGGCTTGCCGGCGAGACGCTGCCGTCGGGCCGCCCCAACGTGTTTCTGTTCACGGTCCGCGAGCCCCTGGGGGTCGTGGGCATCGTAACCCCGTGGAACTTCCCCATCGCCATTCCGGCCTGGAAAATCGCTCCGGCCCTGGTGGCCGGCAACACCGTGGTCTTCAAGCCGGCCAGCCAGGCGCCCGTGACGGGGTTAAAGCTGGTGGAGGCACTGGTCGAGGCCGGGCTGCCCGAGGGCGTTCTTAACGCGGTCGTCGGCCCCGGCAGCATCGTGGGCGACGCGCTGCTCCGGGCCGGTGGGGTGCGGGCGGTTTCGTTCACGGGTTCGACGGCGGTGGGGGAGCGCCTCTATCAGGACGCCACGGCCCGGGGCATCCGGTGCCAGTGCGAGATGGGCGGCAAGAACCCGCTGGTGGTGCTGGCGGACGCCGACCTGGATCTGGCTGTGGAACTCGCCCTGGACGGGGCATACCGGTCCGCCGGCCAGAAGTGCACGGCAACCAGCCGTATCATCGTGGAGCGCCCCGTGTTGCAGGCGTTCACCGAACGCTTCGTCGAGCACGCCCGCACGCTGAAAGTTGGCCACCCGCTGGAGGAGGACACCTACGTCGGCCCGGTGGTGGACCAGGGCCAGCTCGACACCATCCTGGGGTACATCCAGCAAGGGGTGGAGGAG
The DNA window shown above is from Bacillota bacterium and carries:
- a CDS encoding aldehyde dehydrogenase family protein — protein: MSQYFNLIGGRWVPASTGETYEDRSPADTTEVVAVLPRSPAEDVRRAVEAASQAFPSWSRKTALARGEILYRAAAILRGRADEIARLFSREEGKPIGESRAEVLRAAQILEFFGGDGARLAGETLPSGRPNVFLFTVREPLGVVGIVTPWNFPIAIPAWKIAPALVAGNTVVFKPASQAPVTGLKLVEALVEAGLPEGVLNAVVGPGSIVGDALLRAGGVRAVSFTGSTAVGERLYQDATARGIRCQCEMGGKNPLVVLADADLDLAVELALDGAYRSAGQKCTATSRIIVERPVLQAFTERFVEHARTLKVGHPLEEDTYVGPVVDQGQLDTILGYIQQGVEEGARLVLGGHRLTEGDFAKGYYVAPTVFTDVVSSMTIAQEEIFGPVVAILEAADFDDALRLANDTPYGLSASICTTSLSKAHRFIREVQAGVVGVNVPTAGVEFQAPFGGTKASGTPFKEQGKVAIDFYSQLKTVALNYAG